Proteins from a genomic interval of Papaver somniferum cultivar HN1 chromosome 4, ASM357369v1, whole genome shotgun sequence:
- the LOC113275994 gene encoding probable serine/threonine-protein kinase PBL3, producing MGNCLGNSNSAQVDNANSSHNTSGASKSSSKNGHSTSPSGLTISIFSRKSIDSPRSEGEILASPNLKAFSFNELKNATRNFRPDSLLGEGGFGYVFKGWIDDQTFAATRPGSGMVVAVKKLKPEGFQGHKEWLTEVNYLGQLHHPNLVKLVGYCLDGENRLLVYEFMPKGSLENHLFRRGPQPLSWAIRIKVAIGAARGLSFLHDAESQVIYRDFKAANILLDADFNAKLSDFGLAKAGPTGDKTHVSTQVMGTQGYAAPEYVATGRLSAKSDVYSFGVVMLELISGRRAVDKTKVGIEQTLVEWARPYLVDKRKLFRIMDTKLEGQYPQKGALMAATLALQCLNGDAKARPKMSDVLNTLDQIRAPRDTKSEQQSLPSPVRRSPRSHAAGSPRRYHQPSPLNITPRGSPLPSRLSPRVQ from the exons ATGGGTAATTGTCTAGGTAATTCTAATTCAGCTCAAGTAGATAACGCCAACTCATCTCACAATACTTCTG GTGCTTCAAAAAGTTCCAGCAAAAATGGTCATTCTACGTCTCCCAGTGGCCtgacaatttcaattttcagtagAAAGAGTATTGATAGTCCAAGATCTGAAGGTGAGATATTGGCGTCTCCGAATTTGAAGGCTTTCTCTTTCAATGAGCTAAAGAATGCCACTAGAAATTTCCGTCCTGATAGTCTCCTTGGAGAAGGAGGATTTGGTTATGTATTCAAAGGATGGATTGATGATCAAACTTTTGCTGCCACGAGACCTGGATCTGGAATGGTTGTTGCTGTCAAGAAGCTTAAACCCGAAGGTTTCCAAGGCCACAAGGAGTGGTTG ACGGAAGTTAATTATCTTGGCCAACTTCATCATCCTAATTTGGTTAAACTTGTTGGGTACTGCTTGGATGGTGAAAACCGGCTACTGGTTTATGAGTTTATGCCAAAAGGAAGCTTGGAAAATCATCTTTTTAGAA GAGGGCCTCAACCACTCTCCTGGGCAATAAGGATCAAGGTTGCTATAGGTGCTGCTAGAGGGCTCTCGTTCTTGCATGATGCAGAATCACAAGTCATATATCGTGATTTTAAAGCAGCGAATATTCTTCTCGATGCG GATTTTAATGCAAAGCTTTCAGATTTTGGGTTAGCCAAAGCAGGTCCTACTGGTGACAAAACTCATGTTTCCACGCAAGTCATGGGCACACAAGGTTATGCAGCACCTGAATATGTTGCCACGG GTCGGCTTTCCGCAAAGAGTGATGTTTATAGCTTTGGAGTTGTGATGTTAGAACTAATTTCTGGGCGCCGCGCAGTAGATAAGACAAAAGTGGGTATAGAACAGACTCTCGTCGAGTGGGCTAGGCCATATTTGGTTGATAAACGCAAGTTATTCCGGATTATGGACACCAAGTTAGAGGGCCAGTACCCCCAGAAAGGAGCACTCATGGCTGCCACCCTTGCGTTACAGTGTCTCAATGGTGATGCGAAAGCGCGTCCAAAAATGTCTGATGTCTTGAACACTCTTGATCAGATCCGAGCGCCTAGGGATACCAAATCCGAGCAGCAGTCACTTCCTAGTCCTGTACGTAGATCACCAAGAAGTCATGCTGCAGGTTCACCAAGGAGATATCATCAGCCCTCTCCTCTAAATATTACTCCTAGAGGCTCCCCATTGCCTTCTCGCCTGTCCCCACGTGTACAATAA
- the LOC113275995 gene encoding vacuolar protein sorting-associated protein 29 — MVLVLALGDLHIPHRASDLPAKFKSMLVPGKIQHIICTGNLCIKEVHDYLKSLCPDMHITRGEYDEDARYPETKTLTIGQFKLGLCHGHQVIPWGDLDSLAMLQRQLDVDILVTGHTHQFKAYKHEGGVVINPGSATGAYSSITYDVNPSFVLMDIDGFRVVVYVYELIDGEVKVDKIDFKKTATTQSAS; from the exons ATGGTATTAGTACTAGCCTTAGGGGATCTACATATCCCTCATAGGGCATCTGATCTTCCTGCAAAGTTCAAATCTATGCTTGTTCCTGGAAAAATTCAACACATTATTTGCACCGGAAATCTTTGTATCAAA GAAGTTCATGATTACTTGAAGAGTCTTTGTCCAGACATGCACATAACTCGAGGCGAGTATGATGAGGATGCACGTTATCCTGAGACAAAAACATTAACCATAGGTCAATTCAAACTTGGATTGTGCCATGGTCATCAG GTTATCCCATGGGGTGACCTAGATTCTCTAGCTATGCTCCAGAGACAGTTGGATGTGGATATCCTCGTCACCGGCCACACTCATCAATTTAAGGCTTATAAACATGAGGGTGGTGTTGTCATAAATCCTGGATCTGCAACAGGTGCTTACAGCAGCATTACATATGATGTTAACCCAAGCTTTGTTCTGATGGACATTGACGGTTTTCGTGTTGTGGTATATGTTTATGAACTTATTGATGGAGAGGTGAAAGTAGACAAGATTGATTTCAAGAAAACAGCGACAACTCAATCTGCCAGCTGA